The Buttiauxella selenatireducens genome has a window encoding:
- the uspA gene encoding universal stress protein UspA has protein sequence MAYKHILIAVDLSPESKVLVEKAVSMARPYNAKVSLIHVDVNYSDLYTGLIDVNLGDMQKRISEETHNALSELSSGAGYPITETLSGSGDLGQVLVDAIKKYDMDLVVCGHHQDFWSKLMSSARQLINTVHVDMLIVPLRDEDED, from the coding sequence ATGGCTTACAAACACATTTTGATCGCGGTAGACCTCTCCCCGGAGAGCAAAGTACTGGTGGAAAAAGCGGTTTCTATGGCTCGTCCATACAACGCGAAGGTTTCCCTGATTCATGTCGATGTAAATTACTCCGATCTCTATACCGGATTGATCGATGTAAATCTGGGTGATATGCAGAAACGCATTTCTGAAGAAACTCACAACGCACTGAGCGAACTGTCTAGCGGCGCGGGCTATCCGATTACTGAAACCCTGAGCGGTAGCGGTGATCTTGGCCAGGTTTTGGTGGATGCGATTAAGAAATACGATATGGATTTAGTCGTCTGCGGCCATCACCAGGACTTCTGGAGCAAACTGATGTCCTCTGCTCGTCAGCTGATCAACACCGTTCACGTTGATATGTTGATTGTTCCATTGCGTGACGAAGACGAAGATTAA